One region of Candidatus Bathyarchaeia archaeon genomic DNA includes:
- the purS gene encoding phosphoribosylformylglycinamidine synthase subunit PurS → MKFRARVEVRLKPGHSDPEGETTKQSLVELNYKVSRVGVSKVYEIVFEARNQVEARKTVDEMCKRLLANPVKDSYRFEIEEA, encoded by the coding sequence ATGAAATTCCGTGCTAGAGTTGAGGTTAGACTTAAACCAGGCCACTCTGACCCGGAAGGCGAAACAACGAAGCAATCGTTGGTGGAGTTGAACTACAAGGTCTCCAGAGTTGGCGTCAGCAAGGTCTATGAGATTGTATTCGAGGCTAGAAACCAAGTTGAAGCCAGAAAGACCGTTGACGAAATGTGCAAGCGACTGCTGGCAAATCCTGTAAAGGACAGCTATCGTTTTGAGATAGAGGAAGCTTGA